ATTATCTGATACTAGGTGAGAGTACGCCAAGTGGTACTACGACAGCAGCTGCATCCATACTTGCACTTGGATATGATGCTAGAGGATGCTTTTCATCAAGTTTCAAAGATGTACCTAAAGATATAAGAGAAAAAACAATAGATGAAGCACTATCACTTATAAACGACGATATGTCAAACTTTGAAAAACTTGGAATTGTAAGTGACAATATGCTCCTCTTCTGTGCTGGCTTTTTACTTGAAGCTACGAAAAGATTTCACGTAGTTTTAGGAGGCGGTACACAGATGGCGGCTTGTCTTCTTATAGCCGATAAAGTACGCGAGGATGTTTTGATGCAGCTTAATTCTAAAAATCTCACACTTGCTACTACTGCTTGGGTTGCAGACGATAAAAACTCAGATATCAAAAAACTTCTCTCACATCTAAGCTACACTCCCCATGCCGTATATACTAAGATGAGTTTTGCGGATGCTGAGATACCTGTACTTAAAAAATATGATGAAGGTGAAGCAAAAGAGGGTGTTGGAGCAGGTGCGGCACTAGCATATGCAAATGCAAACAAGCAAGCGAATAAAAGTGTTGTTGATGCAGTTGAACTTGTGATGTATGGGATGATGTAAAAATGAAAGCTCTGTTTATTGGTGGAATAAAAAGCGGTAAAAGTAAAAATGCAGAAGATTTTACTATAAAACACGCCAATAAAAAACCATACTACCTAGCTACTACAGAGTTTATTGACGATGAGATCGCCAAAAAAATAGAGCTTCATAAACTCCAAAGAGAAGACAATTTTATAACGATAGAAGAAGCTCTAAATCTATCTGAAAAAATCAAAGAATGTAACGAGATCGTTTTAGTAGAGTGCCTAAGTATGTGGATCAACAATATGCTTTACCATGAAAAAAGCCACGAAGAGATATTTTACGAGATCGACAAAATACTAAGTTTAGAAAACTCAATAGTCTTTGTTCTAAACGATGTTGGAAGTGGGATAATTCCAGAGAACAAACTTGCGCGTGAGTTTATAGATCTAAGCGGAATAATAGCTCAAAAAATAGCTTCAAAATGTGATGAAGTTTACCATACAATAGCAGGGATAAGTACAAAAATAAAATGAAAAATATACTAAAAGGTTTTGCACTATCAATCTCAATGTTAACTACTCTGCCATTTTTTAAAGTGCATGACTTTTTTAAAGGGATCAACGGTTATGCCGTTATGTTTTTTCCTTTCGTTGGTTTACTTATAGGCTTTATACTTATTTGTGTTTACTATATTCTTGATGGGTATATAGAACAAACGCATCTAAACATAATCATATTTGCACTAAGCATCCTACTAAGCGGTGCCCTTCACCTTGATGGTTTTGCAGACAGTGTTGATGGGCTTTATGTAAAAAAAGAGCAAGCATTGGAAGTTATGAGTGATCCTCATATCG
This Sulfurimonas sp. DNA region includes the following protein-coding sequences:
- a CDS encoding nicotinate-nucleotide--dimethylbenzimidazole phosphoribosyltransferase, which produces MTTKNIFTNELDSLPDGKADFLLAASVTNTCKIKGITQAGIPGLIPLTPTLDAEFIVNEKVYSIDEVAETPTGVPTPALMTRAVHNLDPFESIEILDLGLTTSPKNTVTHQFNIHPSQAINEGANIDAKEIFAKGMEFGRKYELKGNYLILGESTPSGTTTAAASILALGYDARGCFSSSFKDVPKDIREKTIDEALSLINDDMSNFEKLGIVSDNMLLFCAGFLLEATKRFHVVLGGGTQMAACLLIADKVREDVLMQLNSKNLTLATTAWVADDKNSDIKKLLSHLSYTPHAVYTKMSFADAEIPVLKKYDEGEAKEGVGAGAALAYANANKQANKSVVDAVELVMYGMM
- a CDS encoding bifunctional adenosylcobinamide kinase/adenosylcobinamide-phosphate guanylyltransferase, producing the protein MKALFIGGIKSGKSKNAEDFTIKHANKKPYYLATTEFIDDEIAKKIELHKLQREDNFITIEEALNLSEKIKECNEIVLVECLSMWINNMLYHEKSHEEIFYEIDKILSLENSIVFVLNDVGSGIIPENKLAREFIDLSGIIAQKIASKCDEVYHTIAGISTKIK